One segment of Lytechinus variegatus isolate NC3 chromosome 13, Lvar_3.0, whole genome shotgun sequence DNA contains the following:
- the LOC121425927 gene encoding sushi, von Willebrand factor type A, EGF and pentraxin domain-containing protein 1-like: MHGSRNNITCRLNSNNAILECQDGLWSDTNFRCPACVRAVGMDANVLLNSDAIEFYNGDFVSITCKEGSSLSGIPFTFCSQDGSFQFPLSDVTCKLDCNDPAIDQPTLHSTRDVYSHHSIASLSCADGYGNLEGASQITCNNGVWYPSPNLTTCEVIL, translated from the exons ATGCATGGCTCCAGGAATAACATTACGTGTCGTCTGAACAGCAACAATGCAATACTTGAATGTCAAGATGGACTCTGGTCTGACACGAATTTCAGATGTCCag CTTGTGTGAGAGCGGTTGGTATGGACGCCAATGTTTTATTGAACTCGGATGCCATTGAGTTCTATAACGGTGACTTCGTTAGTATAACCTGCAAAGAAGGTTCATCATTAAGTGGTATACCCTTCACATTCTGTTCGCAAGATGGTTCTTTCCAATTCCCGCTATCAGATGTCACATGTAAAT tggacTGCAACGACCCTGCCATAGACCAACCTACTTTGCACTCTACTCGTGATGTATACTCTCACCATTCGATCGCTTCGCTCTCTTGTGCTGATGGATACGGTAACTTAGAGGGAGCTAGTCAGATCACATGCAACAATGGAGTGTGGTACCCGAGCCCAAATTTAACTACTTGTGAGGTTATATTATAA